The Deltaproteobacteria bacterium IMCC39524 genomic interval AGTCATCTATTGGTTATATGTTGCTAATTTGTAACAGCTGGATTAACAGATCAGCTCAACTGGACGTTTAAATTCAGACCTTTTGGTGTAAACAAGAACGGCCACCCAGAATTGCTACAGGTGGCCAGATGAAAGTTGCAGACGATCAGGTTGAACCGAACCACCAGATCTGACTATACCCACAAAAGCGGGCTTACTCATTATCTTGATATTCAAGGGAACTTGATCCGCCAACCATCATATTGCCAAGCTTGTCCTTATCCTCACCCTCAATCTCTTCCCAGCCGCAAGTTTCTTCCGACTGGTCCAAAAGGCCCAACCAGGTCAACTCAGGAATCAAGCAATGACTGTCTGTTTCAAGGTGAATCTGCCCGGTGTGCTCAGGTTCGACAAGTTCCCACTCATCAGGGACTTCCAACCATCTTTCAACTACAACCTTGATTGTTTTCATATGCATTCTCCCTTGAGCACTAAGTATCCGGCCGCCCTGATATTCATTAAAAACGGGTGAATTCTAAAAACAACTGTCAACTGGTCACAGCGCCACAAGACGAGGAAGAGACCAGCTTGGCATATTTAGCCAGAACACCGCGAGCATAACGAATCTCGGGAGCCTGCCACTGCGCCAAGCGCTTGCTGATTTCCTCATCCTCAAGCATGAGGTTCAGCTCGCCATGGCCGAGGTCGATAGTAATCATATCCCCCTCTTGAACGAGTGCGATAAGTCCTCCGACCTGAGCTTCCGGAGCTACGTGACCAATCATAATGCCGTGGGTGCCGCCGGAGAAACGGCCATCGGTAACCAGTGCGACATCCTTACCGAGTCCCGCCCCCATTAAAGCCGCCGAGGGGGATAGCATCTCGCGCATGCCGGGGCCACCTTTAGGGCCCTCATAACGGATAACGACAACATCTCCGGCATTGATCTTTCCTGCAAGGATGGCTTCGAGAGCTTCTTCCTCACGCTCAAACACCCGTGCCGGCCCGAAAAATTGAGTCATCTCCTTACCACTGAGCTTTATCACACAGCCCTCGGAGGCAAGATTGCCACGTAAGACACGGATATGGCGATTGGGTGGTGCGTAAGGATGTTCCGGGCTGTAAATGACGTCCTGATTTTCGGGTCTTAGCGGTGCATCGGCGAGGTTTTCTGCCAGGGTTTTCCCGGTCACTGTCATGCAATCACCATGCAGATAACCGGCTTCAAGCAAGGTCTTCATCACCATCGGCAAACCGCCGATCTTGTGTAGGTCATTCATCACGTATTGACCGAAGGGCTTGAAGTCACCGATCAGCGGGACAGTGCTTGTAATCTCTTCGATATCCGCAAGGGTTAACGCGACTCCTGCTTCATGAGCGAGGGCCAGAATGTGCAAAACCGCGTTGGTCGAGCCACCGAGAGCCCAGGCCACCGTCAGGGCATTTTCAAACGCCTCGCGGGTCATAATGTCTCGGGCACTGATACCGGACTCCAGCAGACCAACCACGGCTTGGGCGACTCGGGCACAATCTTCACGTTTTTCTACAGAGATCTGGTTGCCTTCATCAACAGCAAGATTGGAAGCAGAGCCGGGCAGGCTCATACCGAGAGCTTCGATGGCCGAAGCCATGGTGTTGGCCGTGTACATACCTGCGCATGAACCGGCACCGGGACATGAATGACATTCAACCGCATGCAATTCTTCAGCATCGATTTTACCGGCACAGTAAGCACCGACCGCCTCAAACGCGCTGACGATATTGAGAGCCCTGCCGTGGTATTCACCAGGTAGGATACTGCCGCCGTAGAGGGTCAGGCCGATCAGGTTGTTGCGAGCGATCGGCATCAGTGCAGCGGGAATGGTTTTATCACAACCGGAGAGGGTGATCACGGCATCCACCCGGTAACCTTCGGTCATCAGTTCGATACTGTCGGCGATCACCTCGCGGCTCACCAACGAATATTTCATCGCTTCGGTGCCCATGGAGATGCCATCAGAGACGACCGGAGTGCCAAAGATAATCGCCTTGCCGCCCGCGACTTCGATGGCCTTCTGGACGATGTCACCGAGCGCCCGAACGTGATCATTGCAAGGCGTACCGTTGGTGTATGGCACAGCCAAAGCAATGATCGGTTTATCAAAATCCTCATCGGTAAAACGAACCGCGCGCAGCATGGTCCTCGCAGCGGTCCGTTCAACCCACTTTGCACCGTCCTTACGACCGGTTATTTCTTCGCTGCGACGTTTCATCGACTGCCTCACTTATCCATTGCTGTTACACCGGTCCTTGCTATTTCAATAAAATGTTCCGAGCCAACATCCTTCAAGAAACTGTCGATCCGCTCCGTTGGCCCTGCTATCTGAACGATGTAGATATCGTGTGGCTGAGCATCGAGGATTTCAATCTGGTATTTCTTCTGCAGCTTTTCCAAAGTTTTCTTCTCGAGCTCGAACTTGATGACCGCAACTTCGCGCCAATAACTCTGCTCGCGATCCAGCTCCTTGGCCCGGATCACTTCGGTAAATTTTTCCAGCTGCCGTATGACCTGCAACACCTTGGCCTCATCATCTTCACGCAAGGTGATGGTCATGCGGCTGACTCCCGCAGCCTTGGCCTTACAAACCGTCAAGGTGTCAACGTTGTACATCTTGCGTCGAATCATCATAGAGATTTTGTTGAGAGTGCCCGGCTTATCTTGAACGAAGGCCAGAATGGCCCTTCTTTTCATTTTTTTAACTGTCATTTTATATCCCCGTAAAAAGCATCAAGCTTAAGATTTAGGCCGCGATACGATCATGTCTCCAAAGCCACCTCCGGAAGGGATCATCGGCAGGATCACTTCAGAAGGGTCGCAGACAAACTCGAGGAGGTAAGCCCCGTTGTGATCGATAGCGGTACGAATCGCCGCATCGACCTGGTCAAGCTCGGTGACCTTCTGATAAGGCAGATTATAAGCCTTGGCAATGAATTCATAATTCGGACTGATCATCGGTGTGCCAGCGTAACGGCCGTCAAAGAAAAGGGTCTGCCACTGACGAACCATTCCAAGGTAGCCATTATTCAGGATCATGATTTTGACATCTGTGTCGTGTTCCATGATGGTACAGAGTTCCTGGATATTCATCTGGAAACCACCGTCGCCACTGATCGACCAGACCCGTTCGTCAGGTCTTGCCAGTTTAGCCCCGATCGCCATCGGCAAAGAACAACCCATCGTGCCGGCACCACCGGAGGTGAACCAACTGTTATTGGTCTGGAAGTTGTAGTAACGCGCTGACATCATCTGGTGCTGACCGACATCGGGCACAATGATGTCTTTGCCTTCGGTAATATCTGACAAACGTCGGATGATGGTCTTCATCAGGAGCTTGCCGCCATCACCAACACCTGCGGCGACCTCGGCCTCAACCTCAGCAACGGTTTCCTGGCGATTCGTCTCGATTTCCTTCAACCAGCGGCGGCGTGGTTTGGAGACCAACTCCGGGTCATGCAACATGACATGCAGGGTCCGGGCGACATCGGCGTTAATAGGAACCGTTGTAGCGACATTTTTGTCGAGTTCGGAGGGATCGATCTCCACGTGAATGACATCGGCATTCTTGGCGTACTCATTCAGTTTACCGGTCACGCGGTCGTCAAACCGCATACCGAAACTGATGATCAGATCGGCGTTCATAATGGCACGATTCGCTTCAACCGTACCGTGCATCCCCATCATTCCCAGGCTCAGAGGATGATCAACCGGCATTGCCGACAGACCATGCAGGGTAAAGGCAACCGGGATATTGGTTTTTTCTGCAAACTCCTGAAGCATTGCGCCAGCATTGCTGGAGATGACGCCGTGCCCGCAGAACATGACCGGTCGCTCACTGCGATTCATCATCTCGATCGCCTGGTGAACAACTTCTCGCTCCGGCGAGGGATGGTAGTAAAAACCAGGAAGTTTCGGCCGAAAGGTTTTCGGGTTGAACGAATAGTTCTCATCAACACTTTGGATCTGTACATCTTTGGGAAGATCGATAACGACCGGGCCAAAACGTCCGGTCGTCGCAACGTAGAAGGCCTCGTGAACTGTTTTTTCGACCTCTTCAGTGGTCAACGGCATGTAGGTTTGCTTGCAGATCGGCATCATGACGCCAACCACATCACTTTCCTGAAAAGCATCCGTGGCGATAACACCTGTTGCGACCTGACCGGTGATTGAGACCATCGCCACGGAATCCATATGTGCATCTGCGATTCCGGTGACCAGGTTCATGGCTCCCGGTCCGGAGGTTGCCATACAGACACCGATTTGTGGCGTGTCGGTCGAAAGTGATGCGCGCGACAGGCCCTGGGCCATGAAAGTCGCGCCCTGCTCGTGACGAGGCATAACAAAAGTGAAAAGCTTCTGCTTTTCCATTTCATCAAAGATCGGCATGATCGCGCCGCCCGTGTAGCCAAAGATGTATTTCACACCTTTGGCATGCAATGCCCTTAAAACCAGTTCTGTTCCTTTCATTGCGACCTCTTCTGTTGGGGTACTGTTTATGTCTCTTATTATAAAATACAGACTATAAAATCATTTTATGGATCTAAACCATTAATTTGCCGCAGATAAAATCTGATCAACGCGGATAAATTCAAAAGCTAACCACTTATGACATTAACCAAAGCCCAAAACTTTAGGCTTTATTTGTTTTTCATCTTCTTACATCAGATTTTATCTGCGGCAAACAAGACCTTAATGGTTTTATTGTTTTTTTGGGCTATGAACCGAACAACCAAGGCTCCTCGACTCTCTTCTTTGCCTCGAAACCTTTGATCGCTTCGACATGCTGCAAGGTCAGACTGATGTCATCCAACCCCTTCAACAGACATTCTTTGCGGAACGCATCCACCGCAAACTCGAAAGCTTCACCGGAGGGCGTTATCACTTGCTGCTTCTCAAGGTCAACGATCAAGCGGTAGCCAGGAGTCGCTTCAACTTCATCGAACAGACGAGCGACCGTTTCGGCAGGGAGAACAACCGGAAGGATACTGTTCTTGGAACAGTTGTTGGCAAAAATTTCTGCAAAGCTCGGGGCAATCACAGCCCTGAAGCCATAATCGAAAAGAGCCCAAGGAGCATGCTCACGCGACGAACCGCAGCCAAAATTATCACGCGTCAACAGGATTTCTGCGCCCTGATAGCGAGGCTGATTGAGCACGAAATCAGTTTTGAGAGGACGCTGACTGCAATCCATATCGAGCTCACCATGATCGAGGTAGCGCCACTCGTCAAAGAGGTTCGGGCCGAAACCGGTGCGTTTGATCGACTTGAGAAACTGCTTCGGGATGATGGCGTCGGTATCAACATTGGAGCGATCCAGAGGAGCAACCAATCCATTCAATCTACAAAAGGTATCCATGGGTCACACCTCCAGAGTGCGGACATCAACAAAGTGACCGACGATCGCAGCCGCAGCGGCCATAGCCGGACTGACCAGGTGGGTTCGTCCGCCCTGTCCCTGTCGGCCCTCGAAGTTCCGATTCGAGGTTGAAGCGCTGCGCTCCTGGGGCGCGAGACGGTCATCGTTCATACCGAGACACATCGAGCATCCTGGCTCACGCCATTCAAAACCAGCCTGTAAAAAGATTTTATCCAGGCCTTCTGCTTCTGCCTGCTGTTTGACCAGACCAGAGCCTGGAACAACCAGGGCCCGCTTGATATTGGCTGCGATCTTATTGCCTTTAATAATCTCTGCTGCAGCCCGCAAATCCTCGATGCGCCCGTTGGTGCAGGAGCCGAGGAAAATCGTATCAGGATATATTTCAGTTATAGGGGTGTTTGCGGCCAGCCCCATATAAGTGAGGGCGGCCTGCATGCCTTCACGTTTGACAGGGTCGGGTTCGTCCGCCGGGTCCGGGACACAACCATCAACGGAAGTCACCATCTCGGGAGAAGTTCCCCAGGTCACCTGCGGCCGAATCGATGTGGCGTCAAGGTGAACAACCTCGTCGTACTCGGCGCCGGGGTCGCTCTGTAACGATTTCCAATAGCTTTCAGCTTGATCCCACTCCGCACCTTTTGGCGCATAAGGACGACCCCTAACGTAGGCAATGGTTTTCTCATCAACTGCAACCATCCCTGCTCGGGCGCCGGCTTCAATCGACATATTACAGACCGACATGCGACCTTCCATCGACAGGGCGCGGATCGCATCGCCACCAAATTCGATAACATAGCCTGTACCACCGGCAGTGCCAATCTTACCGATAATCGCCAGCATGATGTCCTTGGCCGTGATTCCCGGCCCAACCTGGCCATCCACACTGACCAGCATATTCTTGGCCTTCTTCTGAATCAGGCATTGCGTCGCCAGAACATGCTCAACCTCTGAAGTGCCGATACCGAAGGCTAGAGAGCCCAACGCACCGTGTGTCGAGGTATGTGAATCACCGCAGACGATGGTCATCCCGGGAAGCGTCACTCCCTGCTCGGGGCCAATGATATGCACAATGCCCTGGCGGATATCGTTCATAGCAAACTCTTCGATACCAAAATCAACGCAGTTGGCATCAAGGGTCTCAACCTGCAAACGTGACAGGGGGTCCGAGATGCCTTGAGAGCGGTCGGTGGTGGGGACGTTATGGTCGGGAACGGCCAGGTTGGCCTCAGCACGCCAGGGTTTGCGTCCGGTCAGCCTCAAGCCTTCAAACGCCTGGGGAGAGGTCACTTCATGCACCAGCTGCCGATCGATATAAAGAAGACAGGTCCCATCATCATCGCAGCGAACGACGTGACGCTCCCAGAGTTTGTCGTAAAGGGTTTTTGCACTCATGACATGCTTTCCTGATTAAATGACTGTTTATCTACAAAGGGAACAAGAACTGTAATTATGAGTCATACTGTACCTATGTCAATATATAAGCTAAACATCAGTTATCATTCTACTTACCCTATCTCATGACAGAATTATCACTGATCTTGTCATATTTCAACAAACAAATTCACCGAGGTATCCTTGAAGATGTAAAAAGGGGCTTCCCCGATGGAAAGCCCCTTACATTAATCAACTTTTGCAGACGGGCCGATTCATTTCGGCTCAACGGGAAACTGCCTGTTCTGCCATTCGCGCCAACCACCTTTAAGGGCATAAACCTTGGTAAAGCCTTTTTCCATCATTTTCAGTGCCACACTGGCACTCGTATGTTCATTACCTCAAGCGCAATAGAGAACGACCGTCTTCTCCCTGTCGTAGTTGTCGACCCACTGGTCAACACTTCTGGGGTCGACACGTTCGGCACCGGAAACTTTCACTTCCGAGTTCGCCCAGTCGCCGCCGGAGCGAGCATCGAGAACCAGATAGTCCGCTTCGCCCAGATGCTCGTTGAGCTCATCAACAGTCATTCTTGGAACCGAGGCGGCCATCGCGGCGAAGCAGGCAGCAAAAAGAAATACGCTGGTCATTAGTGTCAGATAAATAAAAAAACGCTTATTATGCATCGTCATAACCCCTTTCAATCTGATTCATTTCCCCAACTTTAACAGCTCTCGCTTATAGATGACAAGTGCAGTTGCCTTTGTTTTTTCCGGCGGGCGCTTTCAGAAGCTTTATAGATGCTTCTTGCGTAACAGCTTCTTGTCAATTTTGCCGACACTGGTCTTATCGATCTCATCGACAACCAGAACTTTCAGCATCATGGCATGTCGGGTCAGGCGACCCGAATCGACGAAGCTTTTGACAAAAGAGACCAGCTCCTTCTCGTTCGGCTCGGATTCACCGCGAACCACCAACGCCAGAGGTCGCTCGCCCCATTTGTCATCAGGCATACCAATTACAGCAACTTCGCTGACAGTCGCATGCTGGGCGATCAGGTCTTCAAGCTCAAGGGAGGAGACCCACTCGCCGGCAATCTTGATAACATCCTTGGCCCGGTCAGTAATCTTGAAGTAACCGTTAGTATCCTTGTTGGCGACGTCACCGGTATGCAGGAAGCCTCCGCGCCAGAGCTGCTCTGAATTATGATGGTCTTTTAAATAACCCTGAGTCAACCAGGGTGCACGCAGCACGATCTCGCCGGTGCTTTCACCGTCATCGGGCACAGGGTTCATCTCTTCATCGACAATGTGCATGCCGACCAGAGGTATCGCACGACCTGTTTTACAGCGAATCTTGACCTGCTCTTCCAGCGGTTTGTCGAGCTGATCTTCCGGAACATGCGCAAGAGCAACAACGGGACAGGTCTCTGACATCCCATAGCCGGTAAAGATATCAATACCGAGTTTAAGCGCGGCCAGGCAAAGAGACTGCGGCATGGCTGCGCCCCCGATGATCACCTTCCAGCGACTCAAATCAACAGACGCTACATCCGGGTGACTGAGGAGTATATGCAAAATGGTGGGGACACAGTGAGAGAAGGTAACATCCTCTACTTTGATCAGATTGAGCAACATTTCCGGAGCGTAACGCCCCGGATAAACCTGCTTGACACCGAGCGCCGTCGCCACATACGGAAGCCCCCAGGCATGCACGTGGAACATCGGCGTAATCGGCATATAGACATCCTGCTGATGCAATCGTCCCTGGGTCTTCGGGGTCCCTATAGCCGCCAACGCACCGAGAGTGTGCAACACCAGCTGACGGTGGCTGAAATAAACACCTTTCGGCATACCGGTGGTGCCGGTGGTGTAGAAGGTCGTCGCGCGAGTATGCTCGTCAAGGTCGGGGAAATCAAAAGCTGTTGAGGCGTCAGCAAGGAGAGCTTCGTATTCGCCACAAAGAGGCACGTGAGTTTCAGGCGTCACCGGATCATCAGTCAGCAAAACATAGTCATGTACGGTATCGATCCGCCCCTTGATCGCTTCAAGAATCGGCAGAAAATCACTATGCACTAGGATCACGTCATCTTCGGCATGATCGATGGTATAGAGGATCTGGTCAGGGGAGAGGCGCACGTTGATGGTATGCAGAACGGCGCCGATCATCGGTACTGCGAAGAAGCACTCAAGGTAACGATGACTGTCCCAATCCATAACCGCCACCGTGTCGCCCGGCTTAACTCCCAACTTCGTCAGCGCATTGGCGAGGCGACAGATCCGTTCGCGCAAGGTCCGATAATCAAAACGCAATTGATCACGGTAGACAATCTCCTGGTCGGGATTATTGACGACCGGGTAGGCAAGCAGGTTTTTAATCAACAACGGATAGGTATAAGCGGAAGAGGTTCTTTCAATCAGCAGGTCATTCACGGAAACTCCTTTGCAACCAAGAGAAGAAGGATAGAGGTCAACGGGGCGAAAAAAAGAAGTGTTACATTCTTCCCACAAACACCAGAAAGGGCAAGGAGAAATCGTTGCTTCCGTCTGAATCATGTCAATGATTTTCTTACATTTGAGTGGATCTTTCAGGCTGGCAATGTCGCACAATTTAAGTTATTTTCATGCAACTGGAATTCACCACGGAGCAGCTCTTGGCAAATTTTATCCTGATCGGGCTCTTTGTTTCACTGGGCATTCTGTTCCGCAGAATCAAAGCCTTCCCGAATGACACAGCGCAAACGCTCAACATGTTTGCGCTCTACGTGTCTCTGCCGGCAGTCATCCTGCTCAAAGCACCCGGTCTTTCCCTTACCGGCGAGACGGTCGTCGCGGCCATCGTCCCCTGGTGCATGCTGCTGATTTCCGCAGCAATCATCCTGCTTCTCGCAAAGCGATGCAACTGGTCACGGCCCACGACCGGAGTCCTGATGCTGGTGGTTCCCTTAGGCAACACCTCCTTCATGGGTGTGCCTATGGTTAATGCCTTCTTCGGCGAAGCAGGCATTCCGCACCTGATTCTTTACGACCAGATTGGCACCATGTTGATCTTCGCGACCTACGGCTCGGCGATTCTGGCTTACTACAGTGGCGAGAAAAGTGGCGCAAAGATCATGGTGCGACGGGCCCTGCTCTTTCCACCCACTCTGGCCCTGGTGGCGGGTCTACTGTTCCGCAACATGAGCTACCCGGAAGCCATGGTAGACATCCTGGAGAGTCTATCCGGGACCTTAACACCACTCGTTATGACGGCCATCGGTTTTCAAATGACACTACGCCTGAGACCAACCACGCTTGGTCCACTGGGCACTGGCCTCGCCATCAAACTTCTGGTCGCACCGGCGTTCGCCCTGCTCGGTTGCCGTCTCTTCGGCATAGAAAGTTTTGCTGCCGACATTGCCATCTTCGAAGCGGGCATGCCGCCGATGGTTACAGCCAGTGCCCTCGCCGCGGCTGCCGGCATGGGTGTTGAGCTTGCAGTCGCTCTGGCTGGCCTTGGCCTCGTCCTGGCGTTTGTCAGTCTGCCATTGCTCTATATGTTGATTCAACATCTCTGAGCTTCACGTCATCGACGACAGAGAGAAGCAGAAAAGGCCTAAATCTTCGAATCGGGGGAATTCAAAACAACAGACAAAAGGGACAGCTTGAGAAGAGCAGTGCGAAAACAGTGGATTGAACCTAAGCGTTGGTTTTAACTTTCCATTGAACGTCCTGTCCGGCAAAAAAAGGTACAATCGGTTTCCCGTTCGGCAAGACAATCTCTTCCGGCACAGTCCAGGTCTCTTTGACCAATGTCACGGTTTCCTGGTTACGAGGCAGACCGTAAAAGTCTGCACCATGACGCGAGGCAAAGTCGTCCAACTTATCAAGCACATTCAACTCTTCAAACACCTGGGTATAAAGTTCGAGGGCACTCCAGGCCGAGTAGCATCCGGCACAGCCGCAAGCACTTTCTTTACGATGTTTCTCATGGGGAGCAGAATCTGTGCCGAGGAAATATTGACTGGACCCAGAGGACACGGCAGTTCGCAGTGCTTCCTGATGGGTGTTGCGTTTCAAGACCGGCAGGCAGAAGTTATGGGGACGAATCCCTCCGACCAGCATATCGTTGCGATTTAGCAGCAAATGCTGGGGAGTGATGGTTGCTGCAACATTTTCAGGGGCTTCGTCCACAAACTGAACGGCTTCCGCAGTGGTGATATGCTCCAACACCACTTTCAAACCGGGATAATCCTGCACGATTTTTTGTAAGTGACGATCTATAAATGCTTTTTCGCGATCAAATATATCAATGTGCGCGTCAGTGACCTCACCGTGGACCAGCAGGGGCATCCCAACCTCTTGCATCACTTCAAACACCGGGGTCATGGCTGCCAGGTCACTGGGAGCGGCATCTGAATTTGTCGTACCCCCGGCCGGGTAAAGTTTGGCGGCAACGATCCCTGCGGCTTTTGCTCGACGAATATCATCCACGCCAGTGCCATTTGTCAAATACAGAGTCATCAAAGGTTTAAAACTGCTGCCAGCGGGAAGAGCTTTTTTGATCCGTTCATGGTAGGCTAAAGCCATCTCGGTATTCGCCACTGGTGGCACCAGGTTGGGCATTGCAATTGCGCGTTGGAAGCAACGAGCCGTGGCAGGAACCGTTTCCGCCAGCATGTCGCCATCCCGAAAGTGCAGGTGCCAGTCATCAGGCTTTTGAATGGTAATCTCTGTCATCACTGTTTTACACTTCTTTCACTTTAACGCCCGATATCCATACGGAGTTGCTCGGCGATCTGCTCAGAAATCTCTATCTCGACCTCTGTCATCTTCTTTTTGGTCGTCTCCAGCGCCCTCTGGGCAGTGGCCTCACCATTTTCCAGCGCCAAAGAATACCAGGCACAGGCAACCACAGGATTCTGGGAAACACCGCGACCTACATCATACATCACGCCAAGGCTTAGCTGAGCCTTGGAGTCACCACGCCTGGCGGCCATATGAAACCATTTTGCCGCCTGGGCATCACTTTGTTGCACGCCCTGTCCCCTGGCATACATGACCCCCAGGTAACTTTGCGCATTCCGGTCACCCTGATTACCCGCCAGTCGAAACCAATGGACAGCTTTGTCGTAATCTACCTCAACAGACTGGCCCTGAATATAGAGCGCACCCAGATTTGTCTGCGCAGTTGCGTCACCCCCATCAGCTGCGGAACGGAACCACTTTAAAGCTTGCTGTTCATCTTTCGCGACACCCTGCCCTTTGAGATAGAGAATGCCCAGGTAGCCTTGAGCTACAGGATTTCCTTTTTCAGCCTCGACAAGCCAGAGGTTATGAGCCGTTTTAAAATTGCCAGACTCTGCAGCGGCCAAGCCGTCTTCTACGTTGCCGCCAAAGGCAACTGGGACTAAAACAGCAAGCAAGAGCAAGAGAACAGTGAAATGGGACAAGAACCTCATAAAATCTCCGGGTCAAACCTAAAAAAGCGGGAAGAGTCACCCTATTGGGCCTTTCCTGGCTTTTCTTGGCGTCTTTGCGTCGGTCTTTTGATTTCAGCTTTGACTGTTTTGGTGTAAAGACCTATTCCCTTTGTCTGGGTTATAGACCCGTAAAACAAGGAAAGACCACCGCTTGGATACGCAGGTGGCCTTTCAACAATTCAGACAATTGGCTTGATCAATTGATCGACCTCTCGCGGCAAAAAAGTAACTGTTATTTTTTTTCTTTGCCAAGTTCCCTGGACCGTGTCGTTGCGGCTCCCACGGCTTCCATCATCATTGCGCGCAAGCCCCGCTCTTCGAGAACACGGATGGCGCTAATCGTGGTTCCAGCCGGGCTACAGACCTTTTCGCGTAACAACGCCGGGTGTTCGCCAGTCGCTTTCACCAGGTGAGCCGCTCCAACGACGGTCTGTACTGCCAAAGAATGAGCAATGTCGAGTCGTAAACCTTCCTGCACGCCCCCTGCCGTCAAAGCTTCAATAAAGGTGTAAACAAAGGCGGGGCCGGAACCAGAGAGCCCGGTCACCGCGTCCATCTGTCCTTCTTCCACCCAGAGCGCGATACCAACGGTTTCAAACAGATGCTGGGCAACACGACGATCTTCTTCGGTTACATTCTTACCGGGACAAAGAGCAGCAGCACCCTGCCCGGCCAGAGCCGGCGTATTCGGCATGGCTCGAACCACGCGGGCCTGACCGCCGAGGCCCTCCTCGAAGGTTGTTGTCGTTATACCCGCCAGGATGGAGATCAGAAGTTTTTCATCATTAAAGACGGTAACAATGTCTTCCAGGACCTTGTCCAGAATTTGCGGTTTGGTGGCAACAACAACAATGTCGCTCTTGTTGACCAGCTCCATATTGTCAACAGCGCACGAGACCCCGTAACGCTCAATCATTAATTCGCGACGCTTTTCATTCGGCTCAAAAAAGAGGATATCGGTAGCCGGAAAGCCGCCATTCATCAAACCCTTGATAAAGGCTTCGGCCATATTGCCGCCACCGATGAAACCTATTTTACCTACTGTTGTTAATGGCACCTTTTATTTCCTTTTCCGTAGTGTGAAAATGGATCTGACTGACTTCACGTCACAATCTTATAACTTATCGTAGAGACTAAGAATTCCGGATCAAACAATAAGACATTTCTACATTAGGACCGAAATCGTGTCAAATCGAAAGCAGTTGCCTTTCTCCCTCTTCTATGCGACTTATCACCGCTATGGATCGTTCTTCTCACATAAAAGGGCTGCTGATCACTTTTACCGCAGTCGTGATCCTCAGCCCGGACGCTCTTCTGGTGAGATTGATCCACTGTGATGTCTGGACCCTGCTTTTCTGGCGTTGTCTGCTAACGGGCAGTATGCAAGCTCTCTTCCTCGCGGTGCTCTATCGGCGACAG includes:
- a CDS encoding rhodanese-related (seleno)protein, which codes for MTSVFLFAACFAAMAASVPRMTVDELNEHLGEADYLVLDARSGGDWANSEVKVSGAERVDPRSVDQWVDNYDREKTVVLYCAUGNEHTSASVALKMMEKGFTKVYALKGGWREWQNRQFPVEPK
- a CDS encoding fatty acid--CoA ligase, encoding MNDLLIERTSSAYTYPLLIKNLLAYPVVNNPDQEIVYRDQLRFDYRTLRERICRLANALTKLGVKPGDTVAVMDWDSHRYLECFFAVPMIGAVLHTINVRLSPDQILYTIDHAEDDVILVHSDFLPILEAIKGRIDTVHDYVLLTDDPVTPETHVPLCGEYEALLADASTAFDFPDLDEHTRATTFYTTGTTGMPKGVYFSHRQLVLHTLGALAAIGTPKTQGRLHQQDVYMPITPMFHVHAWGLPYVATALGVKQVYPGRYAPEMLLNLIKVEDVTFSHCVPTILHILLSHPDVASVDLSRWKVIIGGAAMPQSLCLAALKLGIDIFTGYGMSETCPVVALAHVPEDQLDKPLEEQVKIRCKTGRAIPLVGMHIVDEEMNPVPDDGESTGEIVLRAPWLTQGYLKDHHNSEQLWRGGFLHTGDVANKDTNGYFKITDRAKDVIKIAGEWVSSLELEDLIAQHATVSEVAVIGMPDDKWGERPLALVVRGESEPNEKELVSFVKSFVDSGRLTRHAMMLKVLVVDEIDKTSVGKIDKKLLRKKHL
- a CDS encoding AEC family transporter, whose product is MQLEFTTEQLLANFILIGLFVSLGILFRRIKAFPNDTAQTLNMFALYVSLPAVILLKAPGLSLTGETVVAAIVPWCMLLISAAIILLLAKRCNWSRPTTGVLMLVVPLGNTSFMGVPMVNAFFGEAGIPHLILYDQIGTMLIFATYGSAILAYYSGEKSGAKIMVRRALLFPPTLALVAGLLFRNMSYPEAMVDILESLSGTLTPLVMTAIGFQMTLRLRPTTLGPLGTGLAIKLLVAPAFALLGCRLFGIESFAADIAIFEAGMPPMVTASALAAAAGMGVELAVALAGLGLVLAFVSLPLLYMLIQHL
- the pyrC gene encoding dihydroorotase — encoded protein: MTEITIQKPDDWHLHFRDGDMLAETVPATARCFQRAIAMPNLVPPVANTEMALAYHERIKKALPAGSSFKPLMTLYLTNGTGVDDIRRAKAAGIVAAKLYPAGGTTNSDAAPSDLAAMTPVFEVMQEVGMPLLVHGEVTDAHIDIFDREKAFIDRHLQKIVQDYPGLKVVLEHITTAEAVQFVDEAPENVAATITPQHLLLNRNDMLVGGIRPHNFCLPVLKRNTHQEALRTAVSSGSSQYFLGTDSAPHEKHRKESACGCAGCYSAWSALELYTQVFEELNVLDKLDDFASRHGADFYGLPRNQETVTLVKETWTVPEEIVLPNGKPIVPFFAGQDVQWKVKTNA
- a CDS encoding tetratricopeptide repeat protein, with the protein product MRFLSHFTVLLLLLAVLVPVAFGGNVEDGLAAAESGNFKTAHNLWLVEAEKGNPVAQGYLGILYLKGQGVAKDEQQALKWFRSAADGGDATAQTNLGALYIQGQSVEVDYDKAVHWFRLAGNQGDRNAQSYLGVMYARGQGVQQSDAQAAKWFHMAARRGDSKAQLSLGVMYDVGRGVSQNPVVACAWYSLALENGEATAQRALETTKKKMTEVEIEISEQIAEQLRMDIGR
- the proC gene encoding pyrroline-5-carboxylate reductase; translated protein: MPLTTVGKIGFIGGGNMAEAFIKGLMNGGFPATDILFFEPNEKRRELMIERYGVSCAVDNMELVNKSDIVVVATKPQILDKVLEDIVTVFNDEKLLISILAGITTTTFEEGLGGQARVVRAMPNTPALAGQGAAALCPGKNVTEEDRRVAQHLFETVGIALWVEEGQMDAVTGLSGSGPAFVYTFIEALTAGGVQEGLRLDIAHSLAVQTVVGAAHLVKATGEHPALLREKVCSPAGTTISAIRVLEERGLRAMMMEAVGAATTRSRELGKEKK